One region of Roseovarius faecimaris genomic DNA includes:
- the bhcC gene encoding 3-hydroxy-D-aspartate aldolase BhcC — MNALIHMNDLEVGYDVPAAIGMNESEIQTPCLVLDLDALERNIKKMGDWAKAHGVRHRVHGKMHKSVDVARLQEELGGACGVCCQKVSEAEVFARGGIKDVLVSNQVRDPAKIDRLARLPKLGARAICCVDDIANVADLSDAAARHGTTIECLVEIDCGAGRCGVTTTPDVVEIAKAIDAADGLRFAGIQAYQGAMQHLDSYDDRKAKIDIAVAMVKDAVETLKAEGLECDIVGGGGTGSYYFEGTSGVYNELQCGSYAFMDADYGRILDKDGKRIDDGEWENALFILTSVMSHAKADKAICDAGLKAQSVDSGLPFIHGRDDVAYVKCSDEHGVISDPDSVLKVNDKLRLVPGHCDPTCNVHDWYVGVRNGKVETLWPVSARGKAY; from the coding sequence ATGAATGCCCTGATCCACATGAACGACCTCGAAGTCGGCTATGACGTTCCCGCCGCCATCGGCATGAACGAAAGCGAAATCCAGACGCCCTGTCTGGTCCTTGATCTCGATGCACTTGAGCGCAACATCAAGAAAATGGGCGACTGGGCCAAGGCGCATGGCGTGCGCCACCGGGTGCACGGCAAAATGCACAAATCCGTCGATGTGGCGCGTCTGCAGGAAGAACTTGGCGGGGCCTGCGGCGTGTGCTGCCAGAAAGTGTCAGAGGCCGAAGTCTTTGCACGGGGTGGCATCAAGGATGTGCTGGTGTCGAACCAGGTCCGTGATCCGGCCAAGATCGACCGCCTGGCGCGCCTGCCCAAGCTTGGTGCCCGCGCCATCTGTTGTGTGGACGATATCGCGAATGTCGCCGATCTGTCGGACGCGGCGGCCCGCCACGGCACGACGATCGAATGCCTCGTTGAAATCGACTGCGGCGCCGGGCGCTGCGGCGTGACGACCACCCCGGATGTCGTCGAGATCGCCAAGGCCATCGACGCGGCGGACGGGCTCAGGTTTGCCGGTATTCAGGCCTATCAGGGCGCGATGCAGCACCTCGACAGCTATGATGACCGCAAAGCCAAGATCGACATCGCGGTGGCCATGGTCAAAGACGCCGTGGAGACACTGAAGGCCGAAGGTCTGGAATGTGATATCGTCGGCGGCGGCGGCACCGGCAGCTATTACTTCGAAGGCACCTCTGGCGTCTATAACGAGCTTCAATGCGGCTCCTACGCCTTCATGGACGCGGATTACGGCCGCATCCTCGACAAGGACGGCAAGCGCATCGACGACGGCGAATGGGAGAACGCCTTGTTCATCCTGACCTCTGTCATGTCCCATGCGAAGGCCGACAAGGCGATCTGCGACGCGGGGCTCAAGGCGCAATCGGTCGATTCCGGCCTGCCCTTCATCCACGGCCGCGATGACGTCGCCTATGTGAAATGCTCTGATGAGCATGGCGTGATCTCCGACCCCGACAGCGTGCTGAAAGTCAACGACAAGCTGCGCCTCGTGCCCGGCCACTGCGACCCGACCTGCAATGTGCACGACTGGTATGTCGGTGTGCGCAACGGCAAAGTCGAAACCCTCTGGCCCGTCTCCGCACGCGGCAAGGCCTACTAA
- the bhcB gene encoding beta-hydroxyaspartate dehydratase BhcB, whose amino-acid sequence MNIKADISLPTWQDVLVAHERIAPHIRRTEILTNDALDQQTGASLFFKCENLQPPGAFKVRGASNAVFGLSDDQAAKGVATHSSGNHALCLSYAAGRRGIPCNVVMPRTAPQAKKDAVIAYGGKITECEPSTSSREETFARVQAETGGDFVHPYNDPRVIAGQATCSKEFLEQVEDLDILVAPIGGGGMISGTCLTVFSIAPHVKIYAAEPEQADDAMRSLKAGHIIADDAPETIADGLKVPLKDLTWHFVSNHVTDILTASEQEIIDAMKLSWKRLKMVIEPSCAVPLAVILKNPEIFAGKRVGVIITGGNVDLDKLPWIET is encoded by the coding sequence ATGAATATCAAAGCCGATATCTCACTCCCGACCTGGCAGGATGTGCTTGTGGCGCACGAGCGTATCGCGCCGCATATCCGGCGCACGGAGATCCTGACCAACGACGCCCTCGACCAGCAGACCGGCGCCAGCCTGTTCTTCAAATGCGAGAACCTGCAACCGCCGGGCGCGTTCAAGGTGCGGGGCGCATCGAACGCCGTTTTCGGGCTGAGCGATGATCAGGCCGCGAAAGGCGTGGCAACGCATAGTTCCGGCAATCACGCGCTGTGCTTGTCCTATGCCGCCGGGCGGCGTGGCATCCCGTGCAACGTGGTCATGCCGCGCACCGCGCCGCAGGCCAAGAAGGACGCGGTGATCGCCTATGGCGGCAAGATTACCGAATGCGAGCCTTCCACTTCGAGCCGCGAAGAGACCTTTGCCCGGGTCCAGGCCGAAACCGGCGGGGATTTCGTACACCCCTATAACGATCCGCGCGTGATTGCCGGACAGGCAACGTGCTCCAAGGAATTTCTCGAACAGGTCGAGGATCTTGATATTCTCGTGGCCCCCATCGGCGGTGGCGGCATGATTTCCGGCACCTGCCTGACCGTGTTCTCGATCGCGCCGCATGTGAAAATCTATGCCGCCGAGCCGGAACAGGCGGACGACGCGATGCGGTCGCTCAAGGCCGGTCACATCATTGCCGATGACGCCCCCGAGACCATCGCCGATGGCCTCAAGGTGCCGCTCAAAGACCTGACCTGGCATTTCGTTTCCAACCACGTCACAGACATCCTGACAGCCAGCGAGCAAGAGATCATCGACGCGATGAAACTCAGCTGGAAGCGGTTGAAAATGGTGATCGAGCCAAGCTGCGCGGTGCCGCTCGCCGTTATTCTGAAGAACCCTGAAATTTTCGCCGGAAAGCGTGTCGGCGTCATCATCACGGGCGGCAATGTCGATCTCGACAAGCTGCCCTGGATCGAAACCTGA
- the bhcA gene encoding L-aspartate--glyoxylate aminotransferase BhcA encodes MTGQNPVFIPGPTNIPDRLRYAMSIQTMDHRAPDFIELLSPLLDDLKKVFKTKTGRVITFPASGTGGWEAAITNTLSPGDKVLVARFGMFSHRWIDLCQRHNLDVEIIECAWGDGAPADLYGARLAADTNHEIKAVLVTHNETATGVRSDIAAVRRAMDAAGHPAMLYVDCVSSLASMDFRMDDWGVDLAVSGSQKGFMLATGMAIVGVSEKAMEAAKSAKCPRTFFDFNDMAGANDKGGFPYTPPLQIMYGLRASLDMIFEEGLDNVFARHARIAEGVREAVRAWGLKLCAHRPELYSDTVSAIYVPDGFNSDELTNHIFDHYGVSFGVGLGEMAGKAFRIGHLGSLTDVMALSGIATVEMAMADLGYPVELGSGTRAAQEYYRQTTKTALKTAA; translated from the coding sequence ATGACTGGACAAAACCCTGTCTTTATCCCCGGACCCACGAATATCCCTGATCGGCTGAGATATGCGATGAGCATTCAGACGATGGATCACCGCGCGCCCGATTTCATCGAACTGCTTTCCCCTTTGCTCGATGATCTCAAGAAGGTGTTCAAAACGAAGACAGGCCGGGTGATCACGTTCCCTGCCTCCGGCACCGGCGGGTGGGAAGCGGCCATAACGAACACGCTCTCCCCGGGTGACAAGGTGCTGGTGGCCCGTTTCGGGATGTTTTCACACCGCTGGATCGACCTGTGCCAGCGCCACAATCTCGATGTCGAGATCATCGAATGTGCCTGGGGCGACGGGGCGCCTGCCGATCTTTACGGCGCGCGCCTGGCCGCCGATACCAACCACGAGATCAAGGCGGTTCTGGTCACCCATAACGAAACCGCAACCGGTGTGCGGTCGGACATCGCCGCCGTGCGCCGGGCGATGGACGCGGCAGGTCATCCGGCGATGCTTTATGTCGATTGCGTCTCGTCCCTCGCGTCGATGGATTTTCGCATGGATGACTGGGGGGTCGATCTTGCTGTCTCAGGCAGTCAGAAGGGTTTCATGCTGGCCACCGGCATGGCCATCGTCGGCGTCAGCGAAAAGGCAATGGAGGCGGCGAAATCCGCCAAATGCCCCCGGACGTTCTTTGATTTCAATGACATGGCGGGCGCCAATGACAAGGGCGGCTTCCCCTATACGCCCCCACTGCAGATCATGTACGGCCTGCGCGCCAGCCTGGACATGATCTTTGAGGAAGGGCTCGACAATGTGTTCGCGCGCCATGCCCGGATTGCCGAAGGCGTCCGCGAGGCGGTCCGCGCCTGGGGTCTGAAACTTTGCGCGCATCGGCCCGAGCTTTATTCGGACACGGTCAGCGCGATCTATGTGCCGGACGGGTTCAACTCGGACGAGCTGACCAACCATATTTTCGATCACTATGGCGTGTCCTTCGGCGTGGGGCTCGGAGAGATGGCAGGCAAGGCCTTCCGCATCGGGCATCTGGGATCGCTCACGGACGTGATGGCGCTCTCCGGGATTGCAACGGTCGAGATGGCCATGGCTGACCTGGGCTATCCGGTCGAGCTGGGGTCAGGCACCCGCGCGGCACAGGAGTATTATCGTCAGACCACCAAAACCGCTCTGAAAACAGCGGCCTGA
- the bhcR gene encoding HTH-type transcriptional regulator BhcR: protein MDTAPAKRTRGRPRKHHTDADTGTVQALDRGLHLLSLLSREHRITLSNLAMQAGMPPSTAHRLLMTLQSQKFADFDETTQEWMIGVEAFRIGSGFLRRINLVEASRDVMHNLMTRTGETANLAIADDGDVVFVSQVETYHPIRAFFRPGARSAMHASGAGKALLAQLSKEELERLLQKKGLPEFTPKTLTRPDALIADLEQSRKRGWAFDDEERYAGMRCIAAPVFNAYGAAVAGISVSGPTVRFDEERIQRFSLEVRRAAAELTEKIGGQISDHATATG from the coding sequence TTGGATACTGCACCAGCCAAAAGGACGCGCGGACGTCCGCGGAAACATCACACTGACGCCGATACCGGAACTGTTCAGGCGCTTGACCGCGGGTTGCACCTCCTCAGCCTGCTGTCCAGAGAGCACCGGATCACGCTGAGCAATCTTGCGATGCAGGCGGGTATGCCCCCTTCGACGGCGCATCGCCTTCTGATGACGCTGCAAAGCCAGAAATTCGCGGATTTCGACGAAACCACGCAGGAATGGATGATCGGCGTGGAAGCCTTTCGTATCGGGTCTGGGTTTCTCAGGCGGATCAACCTCGTCGAGGCGAGCCGCGATGTCATGCACAACCTCATGACGCGGACAGGGGAGACGGCGAACCTCGCCATTGCCGATGACGGAGATGTCGTGTTTGTAAGCCAGGTCGAAACCTATCATCCGATCAGGGCGTTCTTCCGGCCAGGCGCAAGAAGTGCGATGCATGCCTCGGGGGCCGGTAAGGCGCTGCTCGCGCAGCTTTCTAAGGAAGAGCTGGAACGGCTTCTGCAAAAGAAGGGCCTGCCCGAATTCACGCCCAAGACGCTGACGCGGCCCGATGCTCTGATCGCTGATCTTGAGCAAAGCCGCAAGCGCGGCTGGGCATTTGACGATGAAGAAAGATATGCCGGTATGCGGTGCATCGCCGCCCCGGTTTTCAATGCCTATGGCGCGGCTGTGGCGGGTATTTCGGTGTCGGGGCCGACCGTGCGTTTCGACGAGGAACGAATCCAGCGGTTCAGCCTGGAGGTTCGCCGGGCCGCCGCCGAGCTGACGGAAAAGATCGGCGGTCAGATCTCAGATCACGCGACGGCTACGGGATAA
- a CDS encoding carboxymuconolactone decarboxylase family protein: protein MATVPLLTDEEASPEARAVFDDIRKTRGGDFINNFWRALAHDPALLKATWERLKQVMGPGELDPLTKELIYIAVSVANSCEYCAHSHTAAARAKGMSDAQHGELLAVIGMASQTNALATALQVPVDDAFKA, encoded by the coding sequence ATGGCGACCGTTCCGCTTCTGACCGACGAAGAGGCCAGCCCCGAGGCCCGCGCGGTCTTTGACGATATCCGCAAAACCCGTGGCGGCGATTTCATCAATAATTTCTGGCGCGCCCTTGCACATGACCCTGCATTGCTCAAAGCCACCTGGGAGCGCCTCAAGCAGGTGATGGGACCGGGGGAGCTCGACCCGCTGACCAAAGAGCTGATCTATATTGCCGTGTCGGTCGCCAATTCCTGCGAGTATTGCGCGCATTCCCACACCGCCGCGGCCCGCGCCAAGGGCATGAGCGACGCGCAACATGGCGAGCTGCTGGCCGTGATCGGCATGGCCAGCCAGACCAACGCGCTGGCCACCGCGCTGCAAGTGCCTGTGGATGACGCGTTCAAGGCCTGA
- a CDS encoding DUF2237 family protein translates to MTEKDPSINVLGEALQPCSSDPMTGFFRDGSCNTCAEDRGSHTVCALMTAEFLAYSKYVGNDLSTPRPEFGFAGLKPGDMWCLCAARFLQAHDEGCAPKVNLAATHERALDIVPLRVLKAHQPD, encoded by the coding sequence ATGACCGAAAAAGACCCGTCTATCAATGTCTTGGGCGAGGCGCTCCAGCCCTGTTCCAGCGATCCGATGACCGGATTTTTCCGCGACGGGTCCTGCAATACCTGCGCCGAGGACCGCGGCAGTCACACCGTCTGCGCGCTGATGACGGCAGAGTTTCTGGCCTATTCCAAATATGTCGGCAACGATCTCTCGACACCGCGCCCCGAGTTCGGCTTTGCCGGGCTTAAGCCGGGTGATATGTGGTGCCTGTGCGCCGCCCGGTTCCTGCAGGCCCATGACGAGGGCTGCGCGCCCAAGGTCAACCTGGCCGCCACCCATGAGCGCGCGCTCGATATCGTCCCGCTCAGAGTGCTGAAAGCCCATCAGCCCGACTGA
- a CDS encoding serine hydrolase domain-containing protein, translating into MRRVFKWVFRIILVLGLVGVVLSLWKREELARLMAVNSLFEADRIVANFSHMDRAFLATEVPRGEGPVSDLPYGPEATLPDAVAPWIEQRAVTSLIILKNGQIVHESYYLGTGPEDRRISWSMAKSYLSALLGVVLSDGAIRSLDDPVTEYAPELKGSAYDGATILDVLQMESGVRFNEDYLDFHSDINRMGRVLALGRSMDGFAAGLIERDAVPGEDWQYVSIDTHVLGMVIRGATGRPIASLLSEKIIQPLGLEESPYYITDGGGVAFVLGGINLRTRDYARFGLMIAQNGRYGEAQIVPEDWVLTSTRPSAKTTGDEIGYGYQWWIPQGSAPGQFMARGIYGQYIYIDQTRDVVIVTTAADRQFREPGVNDANVAMFRLIAEGL; encoded by the coding sequence ATGCGCCGCGTTTTCAAATGGGTGTTTCGCATCATTCTGGTCCTCGGGCTGGTCGGGGTTGTCCTGTCGCTTTGGAAACGCGAGGAACTTGCGCGTCTCATGGCGGTGAACTCGCTGTTCGAGGCCGACAGGATCGTCGCCAATTTCTCCCATATGGATCGCGCCTTCCTTGCGACCGAGGTGCCGCGCGGGGAGGGTCCGGTCTCGGACCTGCCCTACGGGCCCGAAGCCACCCTGCCCGATGCGGTCGCCCCCTGGATCGAGCAGCGCGCGGTCACCTCTCTGATCATTCTCAAGAACGGCCAGATCGTGCACGAAAGCTACTATCTCGGCACCGGGCCGGAGGATCGGCGGATCAGTTGGTCAATGGCCAAGAGCTATCTCTCGGCGCTTCTCGGCGTGGTGCTGTCGGACGGGGCGATCCGCTCGCTTGACGACCCGGTCACAGAATATGCTCCCGAGCTCAAGGGCAGCGCTTATGACGGCGCCACGATCCTCGATGTGCTGCAAATGGAAAGCGGCGTGCGGTTCAACGAGGACTACCTGGATTTTCACTCTGACATCAACCGTATGGGCCGTGTGCTGGCGCTCGGCCGCTCGATGGACGGGTTCGCGGCGGGACTTATCGAACGCGATGCCGTCCCGGGAGAGGACTGGCAATATGTCTCGATCGACACCCATGTCCTCGGCATGGTGATCCGTGGGGCAACGGGCCGACCCATTGCCTCGCTGCTGTCCGAGAAAATCATTCAGCCGCTCGGCCTCGAAGAAAGCCCCTATTACATCACCGATGGCGGCGGGGTGGCCTTTGTGCTGGGCGGGATCAACCTGCGCACGCGCGATTATGCGCGCTTTGGCCTGATGATCGCGCAGAACGGGCGTTATGGCGAGGCGCAGATCGTCCCCGAAGACTGGGTTCTGACCTCCACCCGTCCCAGCGCGAAGACCACCGGGGATGAGATCGGCTATGGCTATCAGTGGTGGATCCCGCAGGGCTCAGCGCCCGGACAGTTCATGGCACGCGGGATTTACGGGCAGTATATCTATATCGATCAGACCCGTGATGTGGTGATCGTCACCACCGCCGCTGACCGCCAGTTCCGCGAGCCGGGTGTCAATGATGCCAATGTGGCCATGTTCCGATTGATTGCCGAGGGTCTTTGA
- the pth gene encoding aminoacyl-tRNA hydrolase, whose amino-acid sequence MQLFVGLGNPGPKYAQNRHNIGFMALERIASDHGFGPWKSKFQGQISEGRLGTEKVLLLKPETFMNLSGQSVGEAMRFYKLTPADVTVFHDELDLAPGKLRVKQGGGHAGHNGLRSIHQHIGPDYGRVRLGIGHPGRKELVAQYVLHDFAKADADWLDDLLRGIGDGAPYLAAGAADKFMNAVALRRAPDARAPSPKPARPVDKPDEPPATEDNRSPLQKLVDKFR is encoded by the coding sequence ATGCAGCTCTTTGTCGGCCTGGGAAATCCTGGCCCCAAATATGCCCAGAACCGGCACAATATCGGCTTCATGGCGCTGGAGCGGATCGCCTCGGATCATGGCTTTGGGCCATGGAAGTCCAAATTCCAGGGGCAGATCAGCGAGGGACGGCTTGGCACCGAGAAGGTGCTTCTGCTGAAGCCTGAAACCTTCATGAATCTTTCCGGGCAATCCGTGGGCGAGGCGATGCGGTTCTACAAGCTCACGCCCGCCGATGTCACCGTCTTCCATGACGAGCTGGACCTTGCGCCGGGCAAGCTGCGGGTGAAACAGGGCGGTGGACATGCAGGCCATAACGGGCTGCGCTCGATCCATCAGCATATCGGACCGGATTACGGACGCGTGCGCCTTGGCATCGGGCATCCCGGCCGCAAGGAACTTGTGGCGCAATATGTGCTGCACGATTTCGCCAAGGCCGATGCGGACTGGCTTGACGATCTGTTGCGCGGGATCGGCGATGGCGCCCCCTATCTGGCGGCGGGTGCCGCGGACAAGTTCATGAACGCCGTCGCCCTGCGCCGTGCCCCCGATGCGCGCGCGCCCTCCCCCAAACCCGCGAGGCCGGTCGATAAACCGGACGAGCCGCCCGCGACCGAGGACAACCGCAGCCCCCTGCAAAAGCTCGTCGACAAATTCCGCTGA
- a CDS encoding FkbM family methyltransferase: protein MAEFEINGVQLDVPDTLLNDRIADKLRTGGYEAHEAAALQGRVRAGNRVLELGAGLGYVAALASRITGPENVVTVEANPEMIPVIRANLDRNGFHAATLLHGAVTGLDEPGGTIAFERKPVFWSGKLAGADSKPEAVVEVPMLPLHALLAEHRPHVVIMDIEGAEAHLFERKWPRHVRAVMMELHPKQYPDTTIKQIVDCMSASGLTYDPGTSRGRILGFRRVRHAG, encoded by the coding sequence ATGGCGGAGTTTGAGATCAACGGTGTGCAGCTCGATGTGCCTGATACGCTCCTCAATGACCGGATTGCCGACAAGTTGAGAACCGGCGGCTACGAGGCGCATGAAGCGGCCGCGTTGCAGGGACGGGTGCGCGCGGGCAACCGGGTGCTCGAACTGGGGGCGGGGCTGGGATATGTGGCGGCGCTCGCCAGCAGGATCACCGGGCCCGAGAATGTCGTGACGGTTGAGGCGAACCCGGAGATGATTCCGGTGATCCGCGCCAATCTCGACCGCAATGGCTTTCACGCCGCCACGCTTCTGCATGGTGCGGTGACGGGGCTGGATGAGCCCGGCGGCACGATCGCCTTCGAACGCAAGCCCGTCTTCTGGTCGGGCAAGCTCGCCGGTGCGGACAGCAAACCCGAGGCGGTGGTCGAGGTGCCGATGCTGCCGCTGCATGCGCTTCTGGCAGAGCATCGTCCACATGTGGTGATCATGGATATCGAAGGGGCCGAGGCGCATCTGTTCGAACGGAAATGGCCAAGGCACGTGCGCGCGGTGATGATGGAACTGCACCCGAAGCAATATCCGGACACGACGATCAAGCAGATCGTGGATTGCATGTCGGCCTCGGGGCTGACCTACGATCCGGGTACGTCGCGCGGTCGCATCCTGGGCTTTCGGCGGGTGCGGCACGCGGGATGA
- a CDS encoding 50S ribosomal protein L25/general stress protein Ctc, translating to MAGEIPDLHAQERTGTGKGAARAARREGMVPGIVFGGDADPLPINIPFNVLLKKLKAGRFKSTLFNLKVDGHDDVRVICRDVQRDVVKDLPTHLDLMRLRRTTKINLFIPVEFVGEEECPGLRKGGVLTVVRNEVELIVTAGDIPESIQVDISTLNVGDTVTISDVTLPEGAKPTIDRDFVIANVAAPSALKSEDADDEGAAEAEVPTVGEDEAEAAEGGEE from the coding sequence ATGGCTGGAGAAATTCCTGATCTTCACGCCCAGGAACGCACGGGGACGGGCAAGGGCGCCGCTCGTGCAGCACGCCGCGAAGGCATGGTTCCGGGGATCGTTTTTGGGGGCGACGCTGATCCGCTTCCGATCAACATTCCGTTCAACGTCCTGCTGAAAAAGCTGAAGGCCGGTCGCTTCAAGTCGACGCTGTTCAACCTCAAGGTTGACGGCCACGACGACGTGCGCGTGATCTGCCGCGACGTGCAGCGCGACGTGGTCAAGGACCTGCCGACGCATCTCGACCTGATGCGCCTGCGCCGGACCACCAAGATCAACCTCTTTATCCCGGTCGAGTTCGTCGGCGAAGAAGAATGCCCGGGCCTGCGCAAGGGCGGTGTTCTGACCGTGGTGCGCAACGAGGTCGAACTGATCGTGACCGCGGGCGATATCCCCGAAAGCATCCAGGTGGATATCAGCACCCTGAACGTGGGCGACACCGTCACCATCTCGGACGTCACCCTGCCCGAGGGCGCGAAGCCGACCATCGACCGTGACTTCGTGATCGCCAATGTGGCGGCCCCGTCGGCCCTGAAATCCGAAGATGCGGATGACGAAGGCGCGGCCGAGGCGGAAGTACCGACCGTCGGCGAGGACGAAGCCGAAGCGGCAGAGGGCGGCGAAGAGTAA
- a CDS encoding alpha-hydroxy acid oxidase, protein MPVITCIEDLRQLYERRVPRMFYDYAETGSYTQQTFRDNTNDFADLRLRQRVAIDMRGRSTASRMIGQDVAMPVALAPVGMTGMQCADGEIKVARAAEAFGVPYTLSTMSICSIEDVAEHTTKPFWLQVYTLKDDDFMQRLFDRAKAAKCSAAMITVDLQIMGQRHKDLKNGLSAPPRLTPRSVANMMTKVHWGLGMLGTKRRFFGNIVGHAKGVKDPSSLVSWSSEAFDQALNWDRIRQFRKMWDGPLIIKGIMDPRDAREALNVGADAIIVSNHGGRQLDGALSSIRALPAILDAVGDKIEVHLDSGIRTGQDILKALAMGATGTFVGRAYIYGLGAMGETGVTRALEILQKELDTSMALCGRTDVTTLDRDILLIPKDFSDRWL, encoded by the coding sequence ATGCCCGTTATCACCTGCATCGAAGACCTGCGACAGCTCTATGAGCGCCGCGTTCCGCGCATGTTCTACGACTATGCCGAAACCGGCAGCTATACGCAGCAGACCTTTCGCGACAACACCAACGACTTTGCCGATCTGCGCTTGCGTCAGAGGGTGGCCATCGACATGCGGGGGCGCTCTACGGCGTCCCGGATGATCGGGCAGGATGTGGCCATGCCCGTCGCCCTGGCCCCGGTCGGCATGACCGGCATGCAATGTGCCGATGGGGAGATCAAGGTTGCCCGCGCGGCGGAAGCCTTCGGCGTGCCCTATACGCTTTCGACCATGTCGATCTGCTCGATCGAGGATGTGGCCGAACATACGACCAAGCCTTTCTGGCTGCAGGTCTACACGCTCAAGGACGACGATTTCATGCAGCGGCTGTTTGATCGCGCCAAGGCCGCCAAATGCTCGGCGGCAATGATCACGGTCGATCTTCAGATCATGGGCCAGCGGCACAAGGACCTCAAGAACGGGCTCAGCGCGCCGCCCAGGCTGACCCCGCGCTCGGTCGCCAATATGATGACCAAGGTGCATTGGGGCCTCGGCATGCTGGGGACGAAGCGGCGCTTCTTTGGCAATATCGTCGGTCATGCGAAGGGGGTAAAAGACCCCTCCTCGCTGGTGTCGTGGTCAAGCGAGGCCTTCGACCAGGCGCTCAACTGGGACCGCATCCGCCAGTTCCGCAAAATGTGGGATGGCCCGCTGATCATCAAGGGGATCATGGACCCCCGCGATGCCCGCGAGGCGCTGAATGTCGGGGCGGATGCGATCATTGTCAGCAACCATGGCGGGCGACAGCTTGACGGTGCCCTGTCCTCGATCCGCGCCCTGCCCGCGATTCTCGATGCGGTGGGCGACAAGATCGAGGTGCATCTCGATAGCGGCATCCGCACGGGTCAGGACATTCTCAAGGCGCTGGCGATGGGCGCGACAGGCACCTTTGTCGGGCGTGCCTACATCTACGGGCTGGGGGCGATGGGCGAGACGGGCGTGACGCGCGCGCTGGAGATCCTCCAGAAAGAGCTCGACACCTCCATGGCGCTGTGCGGGCGCACGGATGTAACCACGCTGGACCGTGATATCCTTCTGATCCCGAAAGATTTTTCTGACCGCTGGCTGTGA
- a CDS encoding MaoC family dehydratase: MYLDDLSEGFTFVTDARAVSESDIIGFARQWDPQAFHVDKEAAEASPFGGLIASGFHTMLIAFVLTLEADIWNEASMGSPGMDELRWLAPVRPGDVLSARGTILSVTPSSSRPDRGRAVIKYEVLNQDDQVVMSYLITHILRRSGTV, from the coding sequence ATGTATCTTGATGATCTGAGCGAAGGGTTCACGTTTGTCACGGATGCCCGGGCGGTGAGCGAGAGCGACATCATCGGATTTGCACGGCAATGGGATCCCCAGGCCTTTCACGTCGACAAAGAGGCGGCCGAAGCTTCACCGTTTGGGGGATTGATCGCGAGCGGGTTCCACACGATGCTGATCGCTTTCGTGCTGACGCTTGAGGCAGATATCTGGAACGAAGCCTCGATGGGCTCTCCCGGGATGGATGAGCTGAGATGGCTTGCGCCGGTGCGACCAGGCGATGTGCTTTCGGCGCGCGGAACCATCCTGTCGGTAACACCGTCCTCCTCCCGGCCGGATCGCGGACGGGCGGTGATCAAATACGAGGTGCTGAATCAAGACGACCAGGTGGTGATGAGCTATCTCATCACGCATATCTTGCGGCGCAGTGGCACAGTTTAG